A genomic segment from Candidatus Anaeroferrophillus wilburensis encodes:
- a CDS encoding TAXI family TRAP transporter solute-binding subunit — MSKKSIPISTLVAIIGFIFTLGIQPVGARTNFVSIGTGGTGGVYYPYGGGVAEIWTKHVKGVKAVAEVTGASVENTKLCDRGETLFGEIMSDVAFQAYTGTGKFDGKPQKIRGMFVMYPNVFHIVTRQDSGLASISDLKGKKVSVGAPGSGTEFMSNLILQESLNIPYSSFDVFRLSFNENANALKDNSIDVGIWCVAPPTSSIMDLATTHAIKVIPFSKEEIDQVTAKFPFYAPYALPANIYKGQDQDVYTASVWNTFICNADLDEELVYKLTKAVFENQEYLMKIHPFAKYTTPENAVKYSAIPLHPGAIRYIREQGVKVSAQLIAQ; from the coding sequence ATGAGTAAAAAATCGATCCCCATTTCCACCTTGGTGGCAATTATAGGCTTTATTTTCACCCTCGGTATCCAGCCAGTCGGCGCCAGGACAAACTTTGTTTCCATTGGCACCGGCGGCACCGGCGGCGTCTACTATCCCTATGGCGGCGGGGTTGCTGAAATCTGGACCAAGCATGTCAAGGGAGTCAAAGCGGTTGCCGAAGTAACCGGCGCCTCGGTGGAAAACACCAAGCTCTGCGACCGGGGTGAAACCCTGTTCGGGGAGATCATGAGTGATGTTGCTTTCCAGGCCTACACCGGCACCGGAAAATTTGATGGCAAACCCCAGAAAATCCGCGGTATGTTTGTCATGTACCCCAATGTTTTTCATATTGTCACTCGCCAGGATTCAGGTCTTGCCTCCATTTCCGACCTTAAGGGCAAGAAGGTATCCGTCGGTGCCCCGGGCAGCGGTACGGAGTTCATGTCCAACCTGATTCTGCAGGAATCCCTCAACATCCCCTACAGTTCATTCGATGTCTTCAGATTGTCGTTCAATGAAAATGCCAACGCCCTGAAAGACAATTCCATTGATGTGGGCATCTGGTGTGTGGCACCGCCCACCTCATCAATCATGGATTTGGCCACCACCCACGCCATTAAGGTCATCCCCTTCAGCAAGGAGGAGATTGATCAGGTGACAGCCAAGTTTCCCTTCTACGCCCCCTACGCCCTGCCGGCCAATATTTACAAAGGCCAGGATCAGGATGTCTATACGGCTTCGGTCTGGAACACCTTCATCTGCAATGCCGACCTGGATGAGGAACTGGTCTACAAGCTGACCAAGGCGGTCTTTGAAAACCAGGAATACCTGATGAAAATCCATCCCTTTGCCAAGTACACGACCCCGGAAAATGCGGTAAAATACTCCGCTATCCCACTCCATCCCGGAGCCATCAGATATATTCGCGAACAAGGGGTTAAGGTGTCGGCACAATTGATTGCCCAGTAA
- a CDS encoding DUF1850 domain-containing protein has protein sequence MREQLGPIPAASWWFAGIIVLLLTITGWAAEPQGSRLIIRDFSQGRIIAALAVKPGETFVIRYIHSVDKKPIFERFRLDPDIGLVLEKTWFTMFGAGLGHWEGHGHLTQSGGWITIDNIEYPVGNFILRIGSPGVDHTIIYREKEINLSALAPGCRAIVEFKQ, from the coding sequence ATGCGCGAGCAATTAGGTCCTATTCCGGCTGCCAGCTGGTGGTTTGCCGGCATCATAGTGTTGCTGCTGACCATAACGGGCTGGGCAGCCGAACCACAAGGATCACGGCTGATAATTCGCGATTTCAGCCAGGGGCGAATCATTGCCGCTTTGGCAGTCAAGCCCGGCGAAACGTTTGTCATCCGCTATATTCACTCGGTTGATAAGAAACCCATTTTTGAACGTTTTCGTCTTGACCCCGACATCGGCCTGGTTCTGGAAAAAACCTGGTTCACCATGTTTGGCGCCGGTCTGGGACACTGGGAAGGGCACGGTCACCTGACCCAGTCTGGCGGCTGGATCACCATTGATAACATCGAATATCCGGTAGGCAACTTTATCCTGCGTATCGGATCGCCGGGTGTTGACCATACAATTATCTATCGGGAAAAGGAGATCAACCTGTCGGCCCTGGCTCCCGGATGCCGGGCCATCGTTGAGTTTAAACAATGA